A part of Aegilops tauschii subsp. strangulata cultivar AL8/78 chromosome 2, Aet v6.0, whole genome shotgun sequence genomic DNA contains:
- the LOC109737423 gene encoding transcription factor EAT1-like, which translates to MIVGGDYFEGSHDHNLMTGSLTHDSSLAPKCNDNTNIELQRFKVQSFSADILSDSTNLSSEAARAINHLQHQLGIGLEQDMPPVETATWDTSICTIQDQIINHQLSEDPQNILVQQQIQQYDAALYPNSGYTPAPDLLNLLHCTVAPVFPATASVFGDTALSGGTNYLDLNGEFTGVAAIPDSGLMYTSDPALQLGYHAAPSHALKDICHSLPQNYGLFPSEDERDVMLGVGSVGGDLFQDMDDRQFETVLEGRRGKGEFGKGKGKANFATERERREQLNVKYKTLRMLFPNPTKNDRASVVGDAIEYIDELNRTVKELKILVEQKWHGTNRRRIRKLDEEAAADGESSSMRPMRDEQDNQLDGAIRSSWVQRRSRECHVDVRIVENEINIKLTEKKKANSSLLHVAKVLDEFHLEIIHVVGGIIGDHYIFMFNTKVTEGSSVYACAVAKRILQAVDAQHQALDIFN; encoded by the exons ATGATTGTTGGAGGTGACTATTTTGAAGGTTCCCATGATCACAATCTCATGACAGGATCTTTGACCCATGATTCTTCTCTGGCTCCTAAATGCAACGACAACACAAATATTGAGCTACAGAGATTCAAGGTGCAGTCGTTTTCTGCAGATATCCTTTCTGATTCGACCAATCTTTCTTCTGAAGCTGCAAGAGCAATCAACCACCTCCAGCATCAACTAGGAATTGGTTTGGAGCAGGATATGCCACCAGTGGAAACTGCGACCTGGGATACTTCTATCTGCACCATTCAAGACCAAATAATCAACCATCAGCTTAGCGAAGATCCACAAAACATATTGGTGCAACAACAGATTCAACAGTATGATGCTGCGCTTTATCCAAACAGTGGTTACACACCAGCACCTGATCTCTTAAACCTTCTCCACTGCACTGTGGCTCCAGTGTTCCCTGCAACAGCATCAGTCTTTGGTGATACAGCACTAAGTGGTGGTACCAACTATTTGGATCTTAATGGTGAGTTTACAGGAGTGGCAGCAATTCCTGACAGCGGATTAATGTACACTAGTGATCCGGCATTGCAGTTAGGGTACCATGCTGCCCCGTCTCACGCACTAAAGGATATCTGCCATTCACTGCCGCAAAATTACGGACTGTTCCCCAGTGAGGATGAAAGAGATGTCATGCTTGGGGTTGGAAGTGTCGGAGGAGATCTTTTTCAGGATATGGATGACAGGCAATTTGAAACTGTACTGGAGGGCAGAAGAGGGAAGGGTGAGTTCGGAAAGGGAAAAGGAAAAGCTAACTTTGCGactgagagagagaggagggaacAGCTAAATGTGAAGTATAAGACTTTAAGAATGCTCTTCCCCAATCCTACCAAG AATGACAGGGCTTCAGTAGTAGGTGATGCCATTGAATACATAGATGAGCTGAATCGAACAGTGAAGGAACTGAAGATCCTAGTGGAACAGAAGTGGCATGGGACTAATAGGAGAAGGATAAGAAAGTTGGATGAAGAGGCGGCTGCTGATGGTGAAAGCTCATCGATGAGGCCAATGAGGGATGAGCAAGACAATCAGCTTGATGGGGCCATAAGAAGCTCATGGGTTCAGAGGAGGTCCAGGGAGTGCCATGTTGATGTTCGCATAGTGGAAAATGAAATAAACATCAAGCTCACAGAAAAGAAGAAGGCCAACTCCTCCCTGCTTCATGTTGCAAAGGTTCTTGACGAATTCCATCTTGAGATCATCCATGTGGTTGGAGGGATTATTGGTGATCACTACATATTCATGTTTAACACTAAG GTGACTGAAGGTTCCTCAGTTTATGCTTGTGCAGTGGCAAAGAGGATCCTTCAGGCAGTGGATGCACAACACCAGGCACTTGACATATTCAACTAG